A genomic region of Nitrospirota bacterium contains the following coding sequences:
- a CDS encoding dodecin family protein: MAEGSVYKIIELVGTSTESWEKAAATAVETAAKTLQDLRIAEVSELDMQLEGGKVVAYRAKVKVSFKYHHKGQ, from the coding sequence ATGGCAGAGGGGAGTGTCTACAAGATCATCGAGCTCGTCGGGACGAGCACCGAATCCTGGGAAAAGGCGGCAGCCACCGCTGTCGAAACGGCTGCGAAGACCCTGCAGGACCTTCGCATCGCCGAGGTGTCAGAGCTGGATATGCAGCTCGAGGGCGGCAAGGTTGTCGCATACCGGGCGAAAGTGAAGGTGTCGTTCAAGTACCATCATAAGGGCCAGTAG
- a CDS encoding type II toxin-antitoxin system RelE/ParE family toxin gives MYEILVSHEADKQYKRQDKDTKRRLNKCIDELSKDPLSGSHIKKLHGDLKGKYRYRMGDIRIVYAVNVKSKTVEIVSIKSRGDVYKR, from the coding sequence ATGTATGAAATCCTGGTTTCTCATGAAGCGGACAAGCAGTACAAGAGACAGGACAAAGATACCAAACGCAGGCTAAATAAGTGCATCGATGAGCTCAGCAAAGACCCACTCTCCGGCTCCCATATCAAGAAACTCCACGGCGACCTGAAAGGGAAATACCGATACAGAATGGGAGACATCAGAATCGTCTATGCAGTCAATGTCAAGAGCAAGACTGTCGAGATAGTATCGATCAAGAGCAGAGGAGACGTGTACAAAAGATAA
- a CDS encoding class I SAM-dependent RNA methyltransferase, protein MHRTAKRDKGSSKSRILVTCAKGVTPFLAEELQQLGFPVLSEAVAGVGTEGAFEDTYRLNLLLRTGHRVLFLIKKFIARDADELYQAVSAIPWEDYIDEDGYISVTSSVDNPTIRDSRFPNMKCKDAIVDRIKEKRGRRPDSGPGQEGVVINLYWKDENCSLYFDTSGEPLSRRGYRTIPMNAPMQETLAAAVIMATKWKGSGHFINPMCGSGTLAIEAALMALDRAPGLLRDNFGFMHLKGFDRKVWDGLRSEAKKRARQNLQGRIVATDIRREAVDAARKNAAAAGVEHLIEFAACDYAKTTVPEGGGIVILNPEYGERMGALKQLESVYEGIGDFFKQRCRGYTGYIFTGNPALAKKVGLRAKRRVPFFNAGIECRLLEYELYEGSRKSRYAGTT, encoded by the coding sequence ATGCATCGTACAGCAAAAAGGGATAAGGGCTCGTCGAAAAGCAGGATCCTGGTCACCTGCGCAAAAGGGGTCACGCCGTTCCTGGCGGAAGAGCTCCAGCAGCTCGGCTTCCCGGTCCTCTCCGAAGCCGTCGCTGGTGTAGGCACCGAAGGGGCCTTCGAGGATACCTACCGCCTCAATCTCCTGCTCCGCACAGGCCATCGCGTCCTCTTCCTGATAAAGAAGTTCATCGCCCGGGATGCGGATGAGCTCTACCAGGCCGTATCCGCGATCCCCTGGGAAGACTATATCGACGAGGACGGCTATATCAGCGTCACCTCGAGCGTGGACAACCCGACCATCCGCGATTCACGGTTTCCGAACATGAAGTGCAAGGATGCCATTGTCGACCGGATCAAGGAAAAGCGCGGGAGGCGTCCCGACTCGGGGCCCGGCCAGGAGGGGGTCGTAATCAACCTCTACTGGAAAGACGAAAACTGCTCTCTCTATTTCGACACCTCGGGAGAGCCCCTCTCCCGCCGGGGATACCGCACGATCCCCATGAACGCTCCGATGCAGGAGACCCTTGCAGCAGCGGTCATCATGGCGACGAAATGGAAGGGCAGCGGCCACTTCATCAATCCCATGTGCGGCAGCGGCACCCTCGCCATAGAGGCAGCCCTCATGGCGCTCGACAGGGCGCCCGGGCTGCTCCGGGACAATTTCGGCTTCATGCATCTCAAAGGATTCGACCGGAAGGTCTGGGACGGCCTGCGGTCGGAGGCGAAGAAAAGAGCGCGCCAGAACCTGCAGGGCAGGATCGTCGCCACGGATATCAGGAGGGAGGCCGTCGACGCAGCCCGGAAGAACGCCGCTGCCGCCGGCGTGGAGCACCTGATCGAGTTCGCGGCATGCGACTACGCGAAGACGACCGTTCCCGAGGGCGGGGGCATCGTCATCCTCAATCCCGAGTACGGGGAGCGCATGGGTGCGCTCAAGCAGCTCGAGAGCGTCTATGAAGGGATCGGCGATTTCTTCAAGCAGCGCTGCAGGGGCTACACCGGCTATATCTTCACCGGCAACCCCGCTCTGGCAAAGAAGGTGGGACTGCGGGCAAAGCGCAGGGTCCCCTTCTTCAACGCCGGCATCGAGTGCAGGCTTCTCGAATACGAGCTCTATGAAGGCAGCAGGAAGAGCAGGTATGCCGGGACGACGTAA
- a CDS encoding ABC transporter ATP-binding protein — protein sequence MIEVKGVTKNYGAVRAVDNVSFRVERGEVFGLLGPNGAGKTTLIRMLTALSAPDAGVCSIDGFTADRDPFEVKRRIGVVPQENNLDRELTAYENLLIYTLLHRVAGREQRIGETLKMVGLRDRRDSVVSGFSGGMQRRLLLARAMLPEPLVLFLDEPSIGLDPRIRHQLWDVIRKTRIEGRTVFITTHYIEEAEALCDRVGILSRGRLIALDSPARLKETIGEYVVEFIDAEGRLISHICKNREEAHERARQADNAVTVRKSNLEDVFMSLTGERM from the coding sequence TTGATCGAGGTAAAGGGCGTCACCAAGAATTACGGGGCGGTGCGGGCCGTCGACAACGTATCGTTCAGGGTCGAGCGCGGCGAGGTCTTCGGGCTCCTCGGCCCCAACGGCGCGGGCAAGACCACCCTGATCAGGATGCTCACCGCATTGAGCGCTCCGGACGCGGGCGTCTGCAGCATCGACGGCTTCACCGCGGACCGGGACCCCTTCGAGGTGAAGCGGCGCATCGGCGTCGTCCCGCAGGAGAACAATCTCGACCGCGAATTGACGGCCTACGAGAACCTGCTCATCTACACCCTGCTCCACCGCGTAGCAGGGCGGGAGCAGCGCATCGGCGAGACATTGAAGATGGTAGGCCTCCGGGACCGGCGCGACTCGGTCGTCTCGGGTTTTTCGGGCGGGATGCAGCGGAGGCTGCTGCTTGCGAGGGCGATGCTCCCCGAGCCGCTCGTGCTCTTCCTCGACGAGCCTTCCATCGGCCTCGATCCCCGGATCAGGCACCAGCTCTGGGACGTGATCAGGAAGACGAGGATCGAGGGCCGGACGGTCTTCATTACCACCCATTATATCGAGGAGGCGGAGGCGCTCTGCGACAGGGTGGGGATACTCTCCCGCGGCAGGCTGATCGCCCTCGACAGCCCCGCCCGCCTCAAGGAGACGATCGGAGAGTACGTGGTCGAGTTCATCGATGCCGAGGGACGGCTCATCAGCCATATCTGCAAGAACCGCGAGGAGGCCCACGAGCGGGCCCGGCAGGCCGATAATGCGGTCACGGTCAGGAAGTCGAACCTCGAAGATGTCTTCATGAGCCTTACCGGAGAACGGATGTGA
- a CDS encoding ABC transporter permease produces MTPSRGWSAGWYPVFLREMLLFRRKLLRVSYLFSAMVIPLLYLVAFGFGLGRSVTLGGGDYLHFLIPGLVAMSSMNNSYTWVASALNLNRLYFKTFQVLIQSPIAPSSIMVGEVLAGMAKGLFASLLIILVGFAASASFGITPLFILTLLVNCFLFASLGVITGMRARSHEDTATYTNFFILPMAFFSGTFFPIDRMPLLLKSLVYLMPLTHTNILIRKPALDSEGALSLLVLAAYALVFFAYGTSTIKRYNE; encoded by the coding sequence GTGACGCCCTCTCGTGGATGGTCAGCCGGCTGGTACCCGGTCTTTTTGCGGGAGATGCTCCTCTTCAGGCGGAAGCTGCTCAGGGTGAGCTATCTCTTTTCCGCGATGGTGATCCCGCTCCTCTATCTCGTTGCCTTCGGCTTCGGCCTCGGCAGGAGCGTCACTCTGGGAGGAGGCGACTATCTGCACTTCCTCATACCCGGCCTCGTCGCCATGAGCTCAATGAACAACTCCTACACCTGGGTGGCGAGCGCGCTCAACCTGAACCGGCTCTACTTCAAGACCTTCCAGGTGCTCATTCAGTCGCCCATTGCGCCGTCGTCTATCATGGTGGGGGAGGTGCTCGCGGGCATGGCGAAAGGGCTCTTCGCCTCGCTGCTCATCATTCTGGTCGGCTTTGCGGCTTCGGCTTCGTTCGGCATCACCCCGCTCTTTATCCTGACGCTGCTCGTGAACTGCTTCCTCTTCGCCAGCCTCGGGGTGATCACCGGCATGCGCGCCCGGTCGCACGAGGATACCGCCACGTACACCAACTTTTTCATACTGCCGATGGCCTTCTTCAGCGGCACCTTCTTTCCGATCGACCGCATGCCGCTGCTGCTCAAGTCGCTCGTCTACCTCATGCCGCTCACCCATACCAATATCCTCATCCGCAAACCGGCGCTCGACAGCGAGGGAGCGCTCTCGCTCCTGGTGCTGGCGGCGTATGCGCTGGTATTCTTTGCCTACGGGACGAGCACTATCAAGAGGTATAACGAATAA
- a CDS encoding helix-hairpin-helix domain-containing protein: protein MQGSQLKGVDGRMPESLLEGININLADIGTLAAVDVIGTQKAELLIDERDSRGSFGSWQELKDRVGFTDEEIEALKSKGALLEGVPQE, encoded by the coding sequence ATGCAAGGATCGCAGCTGAAAGGAGTGGACGGGAGGATGCCGGAGTCGCTGCTCGAAGGGATCAATATCAACCTCGCCGATATCGGGACGCTGGCGGCCGTCGATGTCATAGGCACGCAGAAGGCGGAGCTGCTCATTGACGAGAGGGACAGCCGCGGCAGCTTCGGGAGCTGGCAGGAGTTGAAGGACAGGGTCGGGTTCACCGACGAAGAGATCGAGGCGCTGAAGAGCAAAGGCGCTCTCCTGGAAGGCGTGCCCCAGGAATAG
- a CDS encoding KUP/HAK/KT family potassium transporter → MLQRELAFKGIIRSLGLVFGDIGTSPIYTITVVFLLLKPTEAHVIGVLSLIFWTMIILVTLEYAWLAMSLGKKGEGGTIVLKEILVPMLRSGRKIGFVTLLSYIGISLLVGDGVITPAISILSAVEGLLLIPGLEKTGQETLIVIAGVIAIALFSIQRKGTEKVAGAFGPLMILWFSSLFISGIVSIVQVPSVIKAVNPHHAVNFLAGNGVAGFFVLSEVILCATGGEALYADMGHLGRTPIVRAWYFVFVALAVNYFGQGAFLIQHPGAKNVLFEMIFHEAQLLYVPFLLLSITATVIASQAMISGMFSIFYQAITTHVMPLFKVDYTSTELRSQIYIGSVNWFLLISVLFVMVEFRESHRLAAAYGLAVTGTMTLTGIMMTWIFSLRKNIARAGISLLVTFADSAYLVSNLYKIPHGGYWSLVIAIIPFSIIMVYTLGQKRLYRALKPMALPVFLEEYTRLYKGASKIKGTALFFARDIQRVPPYIVTTMFTNGIMYEDNIVVSIVRRDDPFGVAGYFKACYAEGLRAFEIQLGYMEVVDIEEILNDAGIDEKAVFYGLEDITTRNVAWKIFSIFKRLTPAYVQFYKLPSDKLHGVITRVGM, encoded by the coding sequence ATGCTTCAGCGAGAACTCGCATTCAAAGGCATCATCAGGTCTCTCGGACTTGTCTTCGGCGATATCGGAACCAGCCCCATTTATACCATTACCGTTGTCTTTCTGCTTCTGAAGCCCACGGAGGCCCATGTCATCGGCGTACTTTCCCTCATCTTCTGGACCATGATAATACTGGTTACCCTGGAGTATGCCTGGCTTGCCATGAGCCTGGGGAAGAAAGGCGAAGGCGGTACCATAGTGCTCAAGGAAATACTGGTGCCGATGCTCAGATCGGGCAGAAAAATCGGCTTCGTCACGCTCCTTTCGTATATCGGAATATCGCTCCTCGTCGGCGATGGGGTGATTACGCCTGCAATCAGCATTCTGAGTGCAGTAGAAGGCCTGCTTCTTATTCCCGGCTTGGAAAAGACAGGACAGGAAACGCTTATCGTAATAGCCGGTGTTATCGCGATAGCTCTCTTCTCCATTCAACGCAAAGGAACCGAGAAAGTTGCCGGAGCCTTCGGCCCCCTCATGATCCTGTGGTTTTCATCGTTATTCATTTCGGGAATTGTATCGATAGTCCAGGTCCCTTCGGTGATCAAGGCAGTGAACCCCCATCATGCGGTCAACTTCCTTGCAGGAAACGGTGTCGCGGGATTCTTTGTGCTCTCCGAGGTTATCCTCTGTGCGACCGGTGGAGAGGCGCTCTATGCAGATATGGGGCATCTGGGGCGTACGCCTATTGTCAGGGCATGGTATTTCGTCTTTGTTGCGCTGGCGGTCAACTATTTCGGCCAGGGTGCGTTTCTCATCCAGCATCCCGGTGCGAAGAATGTTCTCTTCGAGATGATATTCCATGAGGCACAACTCCTCTATGTGCCTTTCCTCCTTCTCAGCATTACGGCTACGGTAATCGCCTCGCAGGCGATGATCAGCGGCATGTTTTCCATCTTTTACCAGGCGATTACCACGCATGTAATGCCCTTGTTCAAGGTGGACTACACCTCTACCGAACTGAGATCGCAGATCTACATAGGATCGGTAAACTGGTTCCTGCTCATCTCGGTGCTGTTTGTCATGGTAGAGTTCCGGGAGTCCCACCGCCTTGCGGCGGCATACGGACTTGCGGTTACCGGCACGATGACCCTCACCGGTATTATGATGACCTGGATATTCTCTTTGAGAAAAAATATCGCGAGAGCGGGCATTTCCCTGCTGGTGACCTTTGCGGATAGCGCCTATCTTGTCTCGAACCTGTACAAGATCCCCCACGGTGGCTACTGGTCGCTTGTCATCGCGATCATTCCGTTCAGTATCATCATGGTCTATACCTTGGGACAAAAGCGTCTCTACAGGGCGCTCAAGCCCATGGCCCTTCCCGTCTTCCTGGAGGAGTATACCCGGCTTTACAAAGGTGCGAGCAAGATCAAGGGGACGGCGTTGTTTTTTGCCCGCGATATTCAGAGGGTGCCTCCTTATATCGTTACTACCATGTTCACCAACGGTATCATGTACGAAGATAACATTGTCGTATCGATTGTCAGAAGGGACGATCCCTTCGGCGTTGCCGGCTACTTCAAAGCATGCTATGCCGAGGGACTGCGCGCCTTCGAGATACAGCTCGGCTATATGGAAGTGGTGGACATCGAGGAGATACTCAATGATGCCGGTATCGATGAAAAGGCCGTTTTCTATGGTCTTGAAGATATCACGACGAGGAACGTTGCCTGGAAGATATTCTCGATTTTCAAGCGATTGACTCCCGCTTATGTCCAGTTCTACAAACTTCCGTCGGACAAGCTGCACGGCGTCATCACAAGGGTCGGAATGTGA
- a CDS encoding YgiQ family radical SAM protein gives MFLPTTQEEMQQRGWEDLDIILVTGDTYIDSPYIGVAVIGTLLARAGYRVGVIAQPEVNGGADIARLGEPRLFWGITAGSVDSMVANYTALKKRRNSDDFTPGGKNTRRPDRATIAYANLIRRYFKHTRPLVLGGIEASLRRIAHYDYWDDGVRRSVLFDAKADILVYGMGEKAILEIARKLDRQEGIRDIRGICYSAKEPKEGYLVLPSCEEVKRDKAAFIEMFRLFYENSDPLTAKGLCQQQDTRYLVQNPPAWGPTEEELDAIHDMPFERDVHPYYKKQGVVRALDTIQFSITTHRGCYGECNFCAIAVHQGRTIHSRSSASILREAKALTRLPGFKGTVTDAGGPTANMYAIECEKKLSKGSCRNRRCLFPARCKQLKVNHARQRELLRQLRAVPGIKHLFIASGIRYDMIMEDSVCGAAYLRDLVEHHVSGQLKIAPEHTEDAVLKKMGKPGKEYLLAFKDAFDTLNRKLGKKQFLTYYLIAAHPGCDARDMERLRAFTSRELKITPEQVQIFTPLPSTWSALMYYTGADPFTGERIFVEKDMKKKERQKERVVSTAHRR, from the coding sequence ATGTTCCTGCCGACGACACAGGAAGAGATGCAGCAGCGCGGATGGGAGGACCTGGATATAATCCTGGTGACCGGGGATACCTATATCGACAGCCCTTACATCGGCGTTGCGGTGATCGGCACGCTCCTCGCCCGGGCGGGATACCGCGTAGGGGTCATCGCACAGCCGGAGGTGAACGGGGGCGCGGATATCGCGAGATTGGGAGAGCCGCGCCTCTTCTGGGGCATCACTGCGGGCTCTGTCGACTCGATGGTGGCGAACTATACGGCACTGAAGAAGCGGCGGAACAGCGACGACTTCACCCCCGGAGGAAAAAACACCCGCAGGCCCGACCGGGCCACCATCGCCTATGCCAACCTGATACGCCGCTATTTCAAGCATACCAGGCCGCTCGTCCTCGGCGGCATCGAAGCGAGCCTCCGGAGGATCGCCCATTACGACTACTGGGACGACGGCGTGCGGAGGTCCGTACTCTTCGACGCAAAGGCGGACATCCTCGTCTACGGCATGGGAGAAAAGGCGATCCTCGAAATCGCCCGGAAGCTCGACCGGCAGGAAGGTATCCGCGACATACGGGGGATATGCTACAGCGCGAAGGAGCCGAAGGAGGGATACCTCGTTCTGCCCTCCTGCGAGGAGGTGAAGCGGGACAAGGCCGCATTCATCGAGATGTTCCGCCTCTTCTACGAAAACAGCGATCCCCTCACTGCAAAGGGGCTGTGCCAGCAGCAGGATACGCGCTATCTCGTACAGAACCCGCCCGCCTGGGGCCCCACCGAGGAGGAGCTGGATGCGATCCATGACATGCCCTTCGAGCGGGATGTGCATCCGTATTACAAGAAACAGGGCGTAGTGCGGGCGCTGGATACCATACAGTTCTCGATCACGACCCACCGCGGCTGCTACGGAGAGTGCAACTTCTGCGCCATAGCCGTGCACCAGGGGAGGACGATCCATTCCCGCAGCAGCGCTTCGATCCTGCGGGAGGCGAAGGCCCTGACCCGTCTCCCCGGGTTCAAGGGAACCGTCACGGATGCAGGCGGCCCTACCGCCAACATGTACGCTATCGAGTGCGAGAAGAAGCTGAGCAAAGGGAGCTGCCGCAACCGGCGCTGCCTTTTCCCCGCGCGGTGTAAACAGCTGAAGGTGAACCATGCGCGGCAGCGAGAGCTCCTGCGGCAGCTCAGGGCTGTTCCGGGGATAAAGCATCTCTTCATAGCCTCGGGCATACGCTACGATATGATCATGGAGGACAGCGTCTGCGGCGCGGCCTATCTGCGCGATCTCGTGGAGCACCATGTCTCGGGACAGCTCAAGATAGCGCCCGAGCATACGGAAGATGCGGTCCTGAAGAAAATGGGCAAGCCGGGAAAGGAGTATCTGCTCGCCTTCAAGGATGCCTTCGATACACTGAACAGGAAGCTGGGAAAAAAGCAGTTCCTCACCTACTACTTGATCGCGGCCCATCCCGGATGCGATGCCCGTGACATGGAGAGGCTCAGGGCCTTCACCAGCCGGGAGCTGAAGATCACCCCCGAACAGGTGCAGATCTTTACGCCCCTCCCCTCCACCTGGTCGGCGTTGATGTACTACACCGGCGCCGACCCTTTCACCGGCGAGCGCATCTTCGTCGAAAAGGATATGAAGAAAAAGGAGCGCCAAAAGGAACGGGTGGTGTCCACCGCTCACCGGAGATGA
- a CDS encoding choice-of-anchor D domain-containing protein gives MRRMTLLYLAVIAFAVMVSWTAPAGAFEQYSSDGTTGNCADCHGNFLAATYSSLAAAKASNPAWPGSLHNVHRNGSTATPPGMLNNNCNACHSGASRSPVPLGFSAAAAPFNRSCTGCHDGAGLRLHHERSGAAVCSDCHSDAQGREDTLPPVYTAALGTTSGTTRVNDPCSPAAAGFEGRLADVSALGLDNDGDLLYDLSDPDCAPPAAPQISAAPTALSFGTVTVGSNASRDVTISNAGNAPLNVTPSLCAGTSTEYTASPAAAFTVPAAGSMALTVTYTPADAGTDAGCVALAHNAATTASPLNVNVTGAGEVLQPVLSVSPLSTTFPDTQAGMTATQTVTAANTGNATLTGNASIPAGAAFSVAPASFSIPAGGAPVVLTVTFAPLSAGAFSATMAVASNGGTADVALAGNGLGAPPPQQPAITVTPAAVDFGSVQTGATAAQSVTVANTGNALLTGNVSIPAGTPFSVTPASFSIPAGGAPVVLTVTFAPLSAGNFSSTMTVASNDPANPSIAVDLSGSGITPPPQAPALQLSPASLNLGTVAVGGSATLTTQIRNTGNAPLEISLIALCSSTSPEFSWSPAVPPAITVAPGTNTVLSVTYTPADAGTDTGCLAVSSNDPAQPAANLDLSAAGFVPSPSQVDIDIEEFKAKSRIDICPPPKEPNPIRPSLVAENEGKTGGCASANVTGMQNDVEVYSQTIEICLPPDEERRFTFPGFMPTEASTIVWTVTVNDGDPDADAAMATTRVVCKEKKEKDGKDKDD, from the coding sequence ATGCGAAGAATGACGCTTCTTTATCTCGCCGTTATCGCCTTTGCGGTGATGGTCTCATGGACAGCGCCCGCAGGGGCCTTTGAACAATACTCCTCGGACGGCACTACCGGCAACTGCGCGGATTGTCACGGCAACTTCCTCGCCGCGACCTACAGCTCGCTCGCGGCAGCCAAAGCCTCGAATCCCGCATGGCCCGGGAGCCTGCACAACGTGCACAGGAACGGGTCAACAGCGACTCCTCCCGGCATGCTCAACAACAACTGCAACGCCTGCCACTCGGGAGCGTCACGCTCCCCTGTTCCTCTGGGCTTCTCGGCAGCGGCTGCGCCGTTCAACCGGTCCTGCACAGGCTGCCATGACGGCGCCGGCCTCAGGCTGCACCACGAGCGCTCGGGAGCGGCCGTCTGTTCGGACTGCCACAGCGACGCCCAGGGAAGAGAGGATACGCTTCCGCCGGTATATACGGCAGCCCTCGGTACAACCAGCGGAACAACGCGGGTCAACGACCCCTGCAGTCCCGCTGCTGCGGGGTTTGAGGGACGGCTCGCTGATGTCAGCGCACTGGGTCTCGATAACGACGGCGACCTTCTCTACGATCTCAGCGATCCCGACTGCGCGCCCCCGGCTGCGCCGCAGATCAGCGCAGCGCCTACAGCCCTGAGCTTCGGCACGGTCACTGTCGGCAGCAATGCGTCCCGGGATGTCACCATATCGAATGCGGGCAACGCGCCGCTCAACGTTACTCCCTCGCTCTGCGCAGGGACGAGCACCGAATACACCGCTTCGCCTGCTGCGGCGTTTACCGTCCCCGCAGCCGGCAGCATGGCGCTTACCGTCACCTATACTCCTGCAGACGCCGGGACCGATGCAGGGTGTGTAGCGCTGGCGCATAATGCCGCCACTACCGCATCGCCGCTGAATGTGAATGTGACCGGCGCCGGCGAGGTCCTTCAGCCGGTCCTCTCCGTATCGCCGCTGAGCACCACCTTCCCCGATACCCAGGCGGGGATGACAGCAACGCAGACGGTGACCGCAGCAAATACCGGGAACGCTACGCTCACCGGCAATGCCTCGATACCCGCGGGTGCGGCGTTCAGCGTGGCGCCCGCCTCCTTCTCGATCCCCGCAGGCGGAGCGCCGGTGGTCCTCACGGTGACATTCGCGCCTCTTTCCGCTGGGGCTTTCTCTGCGACCATGGCGGTTGCGAGCAACGGCGGCACTGCGGATGTGGCCCTTGCGGGCAATGGTCTCGGAGCGCCTCCGCCGCAGCAGCCGGCCATCACCGTGACGCCTGCTGCCGTCGATTTCGGCAGTGTCCAGACCGGAGCGACGGCTGCGCAGAGCGTGACCGTAGCGAACACCGGGAATGCTCTCCTCACCGGGAACGTCTCGATTCCCGCAGGGACGCCGTTCAGCGTCACCCCGGCGTCGTTTTCGATACCGGCAGGAGGAGCGCCGGTAGTCCTCACGGTGACGTTCGCTCCCCTTTCAGCTGGCAACTTCTCGTCGACCATGACGGTCGCGAGCAACGATCCGGCGAACCCGTCGATTGCCGTCGACCTCTCGGGCAGCGGCATTACACCGCCGCCGCAGGCGCCGGCACTCCAGCTCTCGCCGGCATCACTCAACCTCGGCACCGTAGCGGTAGGCGGCTCCGCCACACTGACGACCCAGATCAGGAACACCGGCAACGCCCCGCTCGAGATCAGCCTCATCGCGCTCTGCAGCAGTACGAGCCCTGAGTTCAGCTGGTCGCCCGCTGTTCCTCCGGCGATCACCGTAGCGCCGGGGACGAACACCGTCCTGAGCGTGACGTACACGCCTGCTGACGCCGGTACGGACACGGGATGTCTTGCGGTCTCGAGCAACGATCCGGCGCAACCGGCAGCGAATCTCGATCTCTCCGCCGCCGGGTTCGTTCCCTCCCCATCCCAGGTCGATATCGATATCGAGGAGTTCAAGGCGAAGTCGAGGATCGATATCTGTCCTCCGCCGAAAGAGCCTAATCCCATCAGGCCCTCGCTCGTTGCCGAGAACGAGGGAAAGACCGGGGGATGCGCTTCGGCGAACGTAACGGGCATGCAGAACGATGTCGAGGTCTATAGCCAGACCATCGAGATATGCCTGCCGCCCGATGAGGAGAGGAGGTTCACCTTCCCCGGCTTCATGCCGACCGAGGCCAGTACCATCGTCTGGACCGTCACCGTCAATGACGGCGACCCGGACGCGGACGCAGCCATGGCGACGACCAGGGTCGTATGCAAAGAAAAGAAGGAGAAAGACGGCAAGGACAAAGACGACTAG
- a CDS encoding YchE family NAAT transporter, giving the protein MIELTGYIKIFTTLLAIVNPLGTIPLFVSLTSSMTEQERNRIARTTSVAVALILTVAALIGKPLLNFFGVSVASFRVGGGILLLLMAVAMMQAKRTRSKQTPEEAVEAEEKESIAVVPIAIPLLAGPGAISTVIIYADASFEPVHISLIILSSMLVALLTWGALKLACPASRIMSKTAINIATRLMGLLLAAIAIEFIAEGLLQLLPGLSA; this is encoded by the coding sequence ATGATTGAACTGACCGGCTACATAAAGATATTCACCACCCTCCTGGCGATCGTGAACCCGCTCGGGACCATTCCGCTCTTCGTCAGCCTCACCAGCAGCATGACCGAACAGGAGCGCAACCGCATCGCGCGCACCACGAGCGTCGCCGTGGCGCTGATACTGACGGTGGCTGCCCTGATCGGCAAGCCGCTTCTGAATTTCTTCGGCGTCAGCGTCGCTTCGTTCAGGGTCGGCGGCGGGATTCTCCTGCTGCTCATGGCGGTCGCCATGATGCAGGCGAAGCGGACGAGGAGCAAGCAGACCCCCGAGGAGGCGGTCGAGGCCGAGGAGAAAGAGAGTATCGCTGTCGTGCCGATCGCCATTCCCCTCCTGGCAGGACCCGGCGCGATATCGACCGTGATCATCTATGCGGATGCGTCATTCGAGCCGGTGCATATCAGCCTGATCATCCTGAGCAGCATGCTGGTGGCGCTGCTTACCTGGGGAGCGCTGAAGCTCGCCTGCCCTGCCAGCAGAATCATGAGCAAGACCGCGATCAACATCGCGACCCGCCTGATGGGCCTGCTCCTCGCCGCCATAGCGATCGAGTTCATTGCCGAAGGACTGCTCCAGTTGCTGCCGGGATTATCCGCATAG